The sequence CGGCAGCTTCGCCACGAGCTGCAGGCCCGTGGCCACGCCTCGCACGAGCGCGCCTCGGAAACCGCCGCCTTCGAAGCACACGGCGGAGCGCCGGATCCGCTTCCCCGTGGCGCCCATGGCCAGGGCGGTGATCGCGTCGCTCACCTCCTGCGAGGGCAAGGGCGCGTTCTCCGCCACGATCGTCAAGCACGACACCCCGTCCGGGTATTTCTTCTCCAGGAGCTCGAACGCCTTCCGGCACGCGGCCACGGCCGAGAGCGTGGTCTCGCGCTCGAAGACGAGGAGGATCACCCGGTGAAAGACGGCCACCACGTGGTCCTTCGTGGCCTCGATGGTGATGAGGGAGAGTGCGTCCCGCATGCGAGTTTGTCTAAACGGATCCCCTGCGGGCGGCAACGGGGGTGATTGGGGGGCACGAATTTGGTGACGCTCCTGGCTCTGGGCGGACGAGCTCGGCGCGCGCGTGCCCCCGCTGCAATCGCGCCTCGTCGGACCGCGGCAGAAGCAGGCCCCGGCCGAGGCCTGAGCTCGCTGGCGTTTGTCCCCGCCTTCGCGCATGATCCACCCATGAGCAGCGCCGCCCGCGAGACGAAGCCCGCCACGTACGCCGACCTGGAGGCGCTCCCGCCCGGCGTGAAGGGCGAGATCATCGAGGGGGTCCTCTACACGCAGCCCCGCCCGCGCGGCGGGCACGCCAGGGTCTCGTCGTCGCTCGGCCATGACATCTTCGGTCCCTTCGACAGGGGCATCGGCGGTCCTGGCGGCTGGTGGATCCTCATCGAGCCGGGGATCGAACTCCCGAACAGCCCCGAGGTCGCGCCGGACATCGCCGGCTGGCGCCGCGAGCGTTTGCCCGAGGTGCCAGCGGAGGGGCCCATCACGGTCGTACCCGATTGGGTCTGCGAGATCCTCTCGCCCTCGAATCGCAAATACGATCTCCGCATCAAGTTCCCATTTTATGCCAAGGTCGGCGTCGCCTACCTCTGGGTCGTCGACCCGCCCGAGCGGACGGTCCAGGTGAAGAAACTCATCAACGGCCATTTCACCGACATCGCCGTCTTCGCCGACGACGAGCTCCTCCGCGCCGAACCCTTCGACGCCGTCGAGATCGCCCTCGCGCCCCTCTGGTTTCGCGGCCCGTAGGGAACAGGACCAGCTCGCGGCTCACCGCGGCTTCTTGGCGACGAGGAACGCGACGATCTTCTCGGCGCCGACGTCGGGACCGGTCACGTCGACGAAGCCGGCCCGCTCGACCTCCCGCACGAGGGTCTTTCGGGAGACGATCTTCACCGTCGGCGCCTTGCCGAGCCAGCGCATGACGCGGAGCAGCGGGGCATAAGGCACCCAGGTGTCGCCGAGGCAAACGGTGGACGAGACGAAGAGCCCACCGGGCCGGAGCAGGTGATGGATCCGGGCCAGCGCGGCGTCACGATCCTCCACGAGGTGGAGCAGGCTGTAGGCACAGATGCCGTCGAGGCTCCCTTCCTCGAGCGCCGTGAAGCCCTCGTCGAAGGGGCCGGTGTGAAACGTCACGTTCTCGGCACGCTGGGCGGCGGCCTTGCCGTTGGCGATGCGGATCATCTCGCTCGAGAGGTCGAGCCCGTGGACGTGGGCGCAGCTCGACGCGAGGCGCAAGGCCAGCGATCCGGTCCCGCAGCCGATGTCGAGCACGACGTGGTCGGGCTGCATGAGCGACCTGGTGATCGCGATCTTGCGCTCGAAGGCGTCGGGGTTGGCGACGGGCTTGCGCGCGTAGCCGTCGGCGGCCTTGTTCCAGAAGGTGGCGTTCGTCCGGGTGGTTGCGGTCATGCGCCTCAGTTTACGAAGGCCGAGCCGGGCCGTCCGATGCGATTTCGGGACGGCCGGGTGCATCCGTGCACCACCCCTCGCCTGTGAAAAGCCCGGCGTGGCGTCGCATGGCGTCGGCGATGCATGCGCGCGTCGCGCGGAACCGCGCGTTGTCACGCAGATCGGGGTGGCTGAGGAGCCAGAGGTCGGCCATGTGGCGGAGATCGGGCCGCGCCAGACGGCGCAGCGCGGGCTCGCGGTCGCCGACGTAGGTTGGCAACATCACGAGCCCGAGGCCCTCGCAGGCGGCCCGGACCACGAGCTCGAATGTCGAGAAGGCGCCCCAGGCCGGGACGTGCGGGTAGCTCGAGTCGGCGATCAGGACCTCCTGCATTTTACGATCGTCGAACGAGATCCACCGCGGCTCGGTGCCGTCGAGCTCCGGGGCGAGGCGCTCGGCGTGGACGGTCGCGACGTAACTCGCGATGGTCACAGGCGCGAGCTTGATCCCGATCAGGTGCTCGGGCGGCTGTGCGCCGCGGCTCAGGGCGCGGATGGCGACGTCTGCCTCTCGCTTGGACAGATCGAAGGGGCGGCTGTCGACGGTGAAGCTCAGCTCGACCTCGGGATAGGCGCGACAGAACCGGGTCAGCTCGCGAAGCAGGACATCGGCGAGGTAGTTGTCGCAGCAGGTCAGCGCCACCTCGCCGCAGAGGCGCTCGTCCTGCCCGACCAGGCCGCGCTCGAGCGCCGCCATCTCGTGCTCGATCCGCTCGGCGCTGGCGAGCATCTGGAGGCCGGCCTCGGTCAGCGTGTAGCCGTCCCGGCTCCGGTCGAACAGCCGCGCGGCGAGCCGCGCCTCGAGGCCATCGACCCGCCGCGCCACCGTCGAGTGGCTCACCCCCAGCGAGGCGCCCGCGGCCCGGATCGAGCCCGAGCGAGCGAGCGCGAGGAAGTGCCGGACGTCGTCCCAGTCCATGGGTTGGTCCTAGCAGCCGCGGGTGAGCTCGGCGAAGGGCAGTACCGCGGGGCCGGCGCCAACCTGCCTAGAAACGCCTTGCTCGCCCGCGCCCCCTCGTCGCACCATCCGGCGCATGGAGCGACCCTTCGAGATCCCCGAAGACCTCAACATGGCCGACTGGTTCCTCCGCGCGCGCCTGCGCGAGGGCCACGGTGATCGTGTTGCCATCCTCGCGGGCGATCGGCGCCTCACCTACGCCGACGTCGATCACCTCGCTTCTCGTTTCGGCCACGTCCTCCGGGGTCTCGGCGTTCATCCCGAAGAGCGCGTCATCGTCGCCCTGCCCGACATCCCCGAGTTCGCGGGCGCCTTCTTCGGCACCCTCGCCATCGGCGGCGTCGTCGTCATGGTGAATTGCCACCTCAAGCCCGACGAGATCGCCTACTTCTACGATTACACGCGCGCCGCCGTGGCGGTCGTCCACGCCGATCACCTCGCCGCGTTCGTCGAGGCCACGAAGGGCGCGCGGCACCTCCGCCGCATCCTCGTCGTCGGCGGCGGAGAGACCACCGAGCCGCATGCCTCGTTCGAGGCCCTCGCCGAGGCCGCGCCCGATACCATCGACCTCTTCCCCAGCCACCGCGACGACGCCGCGATATGGATCTTCTCGGGCGGCACCACCGGCCGGCCCAAGGCGGCCGTGCAGACGCACGCCTCGTTCGTCAACACGACCGAGCTCTTCGGCAAGCGCGTCCTCGGTTATGGCCCGGGTGATCGCACCCTCTCCGTCCCGAAGCTTTATTTTGGTTATGCCACCGGCTGCAACCTGCTCTTCCCGTTCTCCGTCGGCGGCAGCACCATTCTCTTCCCCGAGCGTTGCACGGCCGACGCCCTCTTCGAGCAGATCGAGAAGCACCGCCCGACCATCCTGATCAACGTCCCCACGATGATCAACCACATGGTCTCGCACCCCGACGCGGCCGCCCAGGATCTCTCCTGCGTGCGTGTCTCCACCTCCGCGGGCGAGGCCCTGCCCGTCGAGCTCTACGACCGCTGGAAGAAGACCTTCGGCGTCGAGCTCTGCGACGGCCTCGGCACCGCCGAGATGTGGCACATTTTCCTGACGAACCGCCCCGGCGACGTTCGTCCGGGCACGCTCGGCAAGGTCGTCCCCGGGTTCGAGGTCAAGATCTGCGACGACGACGGCCGCGAGGTGCCCGACGGCGAGGTCGGCTGGCTCTGGGTCCGCGGGCGATCCCGCGCCATTGCTTACTGGCAGCAGATGGAAAAGACGATGCGCGTCTTCCGCGGCGAGTGGTACGTCTCCGGCGACATGCTGCGCAAGGACGCGGACGGCTATTTCGTTTATTGCGGCCGCGGGGACGACATGCTCAAGGTCGGCGGCAAATGGCTCGCCCCCGCCGAGGTGGAGAACTGCCTGCTCCGCCATCCGGCCGTCGCGGAGTGCGCGGTCGTCGGCGTACCCGACGAGAATGGTTTGATCAAGCCCCACGCCTACGTCCTCGCCCGGGAGACGCGGCCGGGGCTCGACGCGGAGCTCAAGACGTTCGTGAGGGAAAAACTCGAACCTTACAAGGCCCCGCGCGAGCTCTTCCTCGTCGACGAGCTGCCCCGCACCCACCTCGGCAAGATCGATCGCGGCAAGCTCCGGCGCTCCTGACGCTCAGGGCTTCACCTCGAGCGCCTGCACCATTCCGTCGAAGAACCGCTCGGGCGTGCACTCCGGGCTCTTGTGGAGCTCGATGTACATCGTCTTCACGTGGTGGATCTTCCAGCTCCCCACCTGCATCGTCTCCCCGCTCGGGATCTGGCCCCCGTCGTCGCCGAGCAGCGCCGAGATCGAATAGAGCGTCCGGCGGTCCGCCTCGGGGCAGTCCTTCGGCTGCTCGCTCACGCACGCGAGCGAGAGCACGAGGCTCGGCCCGCCGGGCAGCGCGGGCAACGCCGCCGGCACATCCGCGTTTGCGTAACGCATCACCACGGCCTGCCCTTTCGTGCCGCTCACGAGGTACGATTGCCCCTCCTGCTTCGCCGTCACCATGTCCCCCACGGCGAACACCTCGCCGAGATCCGGGCCCTGCCAGGCGAGCCGCGCGGGCATTCCTCCTGCGTCGAACGCGAGCTCCATCCCGAATGCATCCACCACGGCCACCGTCGCCTGCGCGCCGCTCGACAGATCCGGCGTCGCATCCTCGAACCCGAGCCACGGCCACGATGCCTGCACGACCGCATTCTGCTCGGCCGTACACGCTGACCCCGCCATCCCGCCTGCGCCTCCGCTGCCGCTGCCGCCTCCGCCGCCGTCTCCGCCCCCGCCTGCGCCTCCGCTGCCGCCGCCGTTTCCGCTGCCGCCCTCGCCGCCGCTTCCGCCGCCGCCGCACGCCGCGAGGCACGCCGCCATGGCGATCACGAGCCCGGATGCCCGAGAGAATCGTCGTTCCATGCCCCATGAAGCGCATGCAATACGTGCGGCGTCAATCCCTCGAAACTCCACCGAAGCGCCACCGTCCCTCCTCCCGGCGCCCGGGGGCGCGTGGTCTCCTCCGGCGCATGCACTTCACCGCCGCCGGCCGCGGCCTCCATTATTCTGCCGCGCGTGGCGTCGTGGAATCGGCGCTCCGGGTCCTCTTCCGCGGCGATTGGCCCGCCCGCGCCTGGGGACGCTTGCCCGTCGCCTCCTCCGTGCGCGTCGTCCACCGGCGTATCCCGCTCCCGACGCCGCGACCTTCACCTCTGCGTATTGCCTTCGCCTCCGACCTCCACCTCGGCCCCACCACGTCGGCGAAGACCCTCGACGAGGCCTTCCGCCTGCTCGCCGTGGCTCGGCCCGACGTCCTCGTCCTCGGCGGCGATTACGTCTTCCTCGACGCCACCCCGGCGCGCGCGCGTGAGCTCGAGGCCCGCGTCAGGGACGTGCCCGCCCGCCTCAAGGTCGCCGTCCTCGGCAACCACGACCTCTGGACCCGCCATTCCCTCCTCGAAGACGCGCTCACCCGCGCCGGCGCCGTGGTGCTCGTCAATGCCGCCGCCCGCCTCGACGACCTCGCCGTCGTTGGCCTCGACGACCCCTGGACCGGCGTCCCCGACGGCGAGCGCGCTTTTGCCGCGGCCGAGGGCGCGGCGCTCACCATCGCCGTTTGCCATGCCCCGGGTGGCTTCCGTCATGCGCGTGGCCGCGGCGCCTTGCTTTATCTTTGCGGCCACACCCACGGCGGCCAGGTCGCGCTGCCCGGCGGCGTCCCCCTCGTCGTCCCCGGCGGCCGCCTCGCGCGCCGCTTTCCGCACGGCGTTCACCAGGTCGACGGCACGACCCTCTTCGTCTCCCGCGGCCTCGGCGGCGTCGAGATCCCCCTCCGCGCCTTCGCGCCTCCCGACATCGGCCTCTTCGACCTCGGCTGATCGCGCGGCCGGACCTTCACCACCCCCCGCGCGCCCCGCCGCCGCCCGAGCGGCCCCCGCCGCCCGAAAAGCCGCCGCCGTCCCCGCCGCCCCCGCCGCGACCTCGCGTGATGACCCACAGCAGCGTGAGCGCGAGCGACGGATTCACGGCGAACAGCACCAGAAAGGCGACCACGAGCACGCCGATCCAGATGAAATCACGCGTCCTCGGCTGGGGCTCGGCCGTCTCCCCGGGCCCGGGCGTGAAGGGTTTCCCCTCGATCGCCTGCAAGAGCGCATTCACGCCCCCGGTGATGGCGCCGTCCGGATCCCCCGCTCGTAGCCGCGGCGCCATCACCTCCCGGATGACCCGCGAGGCGATCGCGTCCGGCACCTGGCCCTCCAGGCCATAACCCACTTCGATGTCGATCTTTTTGTCCTTTGCCAGGACGAACACCACGATCCCGTCGTCCTGCCCCTCCCGCCCGACCCCCCACGCCTCGAACGTCCGCACGGCCCAGTCCGCGAGATCCGCCCCTCCGATCGTGTCCCCGATCCACACCACGACCTGGTGCCCGGTCTGCCGCTCGTATTGCGTGAGGCGCGCGTCGAGCCGGGCTCGCGCGTCCGGCGAGAGCAGCCCCACCGTATCCGTGACGTGACGGGTCGGCGCCGGGGGAATGGGCGCGGCGGCCGTCTGGCCACGCGCGAGCCCGACGAACGTCAGCCACGCGGCGAGGACGAGGAACGTGAACGCTCGAATCATGAACGCCTGTCAGAACTGCACGGCGGGCGGCCGATCGGCGCCGGCCGTGGCCCGGAAAAACGTCTTCGTGGCGAAGCGCTCCCCGAACATGTCGGCGACGAGGTTCG comes from Polyangium spumosum and encodes:
- a CDS encoding benzoate-CoA ligase family protein yields the protein MERPFEIPEDLNMADWFLRARLREGHGDRVAILAGDRRLTYADVDHLASRFGHVLRGLGVHPEERVIVALPDIPEFAGAFFGTLAIGGVVVMVNCHLKPDEIAYFYDYTRAAVAVVHADHLAAFVEATKGARHLRRILVVGGGETTEPHASFEALAEAAPDTIDLFPSHRDDAAIWIFSGGTTGRPKAAVQTHASFVNTTELFGKRVLGYGPGDRTLSVPKLYFGYATGCNLLFPFSVGGSTILFPERCTADALFEQIEKHRPTILINVPTMINHMVSHPDAAAQDLSCVRVSTSAGEALPVELYDRWKKTFGVELCDGLGTAEMWHIFLTNRPGDVRPGTLGKVVPGFEVKICDDDGREVPDGEVGWLWVRGRSRAIAYWQQMEKTMRVFRGEWYVSGDMLRKDADGYFVYCGRGDDMLKVGGKWLAPAEVENCLLRHPAVAECAVVGVPDENGLIKPHAYVLARETRPGLDAELKTFVREKLEPYKAPRELFLVDELPRTHLGKIDRGKLRRS
- a CDS encoding LysR family transcriptional regulator; this encodes MDWDDVRHFLALARSGSIRAAGASLGVSHSTVARRVDGLEARLAARLFDRSRDGYTLTEAGLQMLASAERIEHEMAALERGLVGQDERLCGEVALTCCDNYLADVLLRELTRFCRAYPEVELSFTVDSRPFDLSKREADVAIRALSRGAQPPEHLIGIKLAPVTIASYVATVHAERLAPELDGTEPRWISFDDRKMQEVLIADSSYPHVPAWGAFSTFELVVRAACEGLGLVMLPTYVGDREPALRRLARPDLRHMADLWLLSHPDLRDNARFRATRACIADAMRRHAGLFTGEGWCTDAPGRPEIASDGPARPS
- a CDS encoding metallophosphoesterase, yielding MHFTAAGRGLHYSAARGVVESALRVLFRGDWPARAWGRLPVASSVRVVHRRIPLPTPRPSPLRIAFASDLHLGPTTSAKTLDEAFRLLAVARPDVLVLGGDYVFLDATPARARELEARVRDVPARLKVAVLGNHDLWTRHSLLEDALTRAGAVVLVNAAARLDDLAVVGLDDPWTGVPDGERAFAAAEGAALTIAVCHAPGGFRHARGRGALLYLCGHTHGGQVALPGGVPLVVPGGRLARRFPHGVHQVDGTTLFVSRGLGGVEIPLRAFAPPDIGLFDLG
- a CDS encoding TPM domain-containing protein; translated protein: MIRAFTFLVLAAWLTFVGLARGQTAAAPIPPAPTRHVTDTVGLLSPDARARLDARLTQYERQTGHQVVVWIGDTIGGADLADWAVRTFEAWGVGREGQDDGIVVFVLAKDKKIDIEVGYGLEGQVPDAIASRVIREVMAPRLRAGDPDGAITGGVNALLQAIEGKPFTPGPGETAEPQPRTRDFIWIGVLVVAFLVLFAVNPSLALTLLWVITRGRGGGGGDGGGFSGGGGRSGGGGARGGW
- a CDS encoding class I SAM-dependent methyltransferase, with product MTATTRTNATFWNKAADGYARKPVANPDAFERKIAITRSLMQPDHVVLDIGCGTGSLALRLASSCAHVHGLDLSSEMIRIANGKAAAQRAENVTFHTGPFDEGFTALEEGSLDGICAYSLLHLVEDRDAALARIHHLLRPGGLFVSSTVCLGDTWVPYAPLLRVMRWLGKAPTVKIVSRKTLVREVERAGFVDVTGPDVGAEKIVAFLVAKKPR
- a CDS encoding Uma2 family endonuclease; translated protein: MSSAARETKPATYADLEALPPGVKGEIIEGVLYTQPRPRGGHARVSSSLGHDIFGPFDRGIGGPGGWWILIEPGIELPNSPEVAPDIAGWRRERLPEVPAEGPITVVPDWVCEILSPSNRKYDLRIKFPFYAKVGVAYLWVVDPPERTVQVKKLINGHFTDIAVFADDELLRAEPFDAVEIALAPLWFRGP